One Spinacia oleracea cultivar Varoflay chromosome 4, BTI_SOV_V1, whole genome shotgun sequence DNA segment encodes these proteins:
- the LOC110790313 gene encoding protein FAR1-RELATED SEQUENCE 4-like — MKSEMLEISDDDLGCNVVQEISDDDSEDDVVKTMDYVKGRILDSEDDVVQTMDYVKGMILDSEDDVVQTMDYVKGRILDSEDDVVQTMDDPTVGRIGRIVGLPPKTPQKTPTVGIMEVVPETPKTPIVGIMDDVVPPPQVGMVIGTNIDQENDYYKSYGRQEGFGVARSGASDPGKGPGKVLTTATWTCDCFGEPDKRHRRPVQPKRVLNQTNLKNSRKSRKCGCKALMYAGVTDGQWVVRKVVLEHTNHTPTPSKSRTVFQHREYELGKLPLVKKKIFEDTDSGMSVPQIHRQMERQRNGYEEFPLTLKDMHNLLAKKRRKETEDGDAQAMDDYFNKMQQCNQDFYHVRRLDAEGYLKDVLWVDARSRAAYKDFGDAVCFDATYLVNKFNLPFANFVGVNHHGQSILLGSALISHENTETYTWVFQSWLTAMGGKYPNAILTDQDGAMRNSLTIAMPHTRHRWCLWHITSKFGVKLGKKEKYEELKAELLNVIYDSLAPNEFEKRWEEFMERFKLKKEK; from the coding sequence ATGAAGAGTGAGATGTTGGAAATAAGTGACGATGATTTGGGGTGTAATGTTGTGCAAGAAATAAGTGATGATGATTCGGAGGATGATGTTGTGAAAACTATGGATTATGTGAAGGGGAGGATATTAGATTCGGAGGATGATGTTGTGCAAACTATGGATTATGTGAAGGGGATGATATTAGATTCGGAGGATGATGTTGTGCAAACTATGGATTATGTGAAGGGGAGGATATTAGATTCGGAGGATGATGTTGTGCAAACTATGGATGATCCAACAGTTGGGAGGATTGGGAGGATCGTTGGTTTACCtccaaaaactcctcaaaaaacTCCAACTGTTGGGATCATGGAGGTAGTTCCAGAAACTCCAAAAACTCCAATAGTAGGGATCATGGATGATGTTGTGCCACCTCCACAAGTTGGAATGGTGATAGGTACCAACATAGATCAGGAAAATGATTACTATAAGAGTTATGGAAGGCAAGAAGGGTTTGGGGTTGCCCGCTCTGGTGCTAGTGATCCAGGAAAGGGTCCGGGTAAGGTTCTAACAACTGCCACATGGACGTGTGATTGCTTTGGTGAACCAGATAAACGGCATAGAAGGCCCGTACAACCTAAAAGGGTTCTGAATCAAACAAACTTGAAAAACTCGAGAAAGTCTAGGAAATGTGGATGTAAGGCTCTCATGTATGCTGGTGTTACAGATGGTCAGTGGGTAGTTAGAAAAGTCGTACTAGAGCACACAAACCACACCCCTACACCAAGTAAATCAAGGACAGTTTTCCAGCACAGGGAGTACGAGCTAGGTAAATTACCGCTTGTGAAAAAAAAGATCTTTGAAGACACCGATTCTGGTATGAGTGTGCCTCAAATACATAGACAGATGGAAAGGCAAAGAAATGGTTATGAGGAATTTCCATTAACCTTGAAGGATATGCACAATTTGTTAGcaaaaaagagaagaaaagaaacagAAGATGGAGATGCACAAGCGATGGACGATTATTTCAACAAAATGCAACAATGTAATCAGGACTTTTACCATGTTCGTAGACTTGATGCGGAAGGATATTTGAAGGACGTGTTATGGGTTGATGCTAGAAGTAGAGCGGCATACAAGGACTTTGGTGATGCAGTTTGTTTCGATGCAACCTACCTCGTTAACAAATTTAACCTACCATTCGCTAACTTCGTAGGTGTCAATCACCATGGCCAGAGCATTTTGTTAGGCTCCGCTTTGATTTCACATGAAAACACAGAAACTTATACTTGGGTCTTTCAGAGTTGGTTGACTGCTATGGGGGGAAAATACCCCAATGCCATACTAACTGACCAAGATGGGGCAATGCGTAATTCATTGACTATTGCTATGCCGCACACTAGGCATCGATGGTGCTTATGGCATATAACATCTAAATTCGGGGTTAAACTTGGAAAGAAGGAGAAGTATGAAGAACTGAAAGCAGAACTCTTAAATGTGATTTATGATAGTCTCGCGCCTAATGAATTTGAGAAGAGGTGGGAGGAATTTATGGAAAGGTTCAAGCTCAAAAAGGAAAAGTAG